DNA from Paraburkholderia sp. BL10I2N1:
GCCGCAGCGGCACATGCGATCAGCCGGGATCGGGCTGCGAACTTCATTGCTCCTCCGGGAAGGGCGCGCTGATGATTGCGGCGCCGCAGCGTTGTGTCGATGAGTCGTACTGGAATACGTCGACGCATGACCCCGGCGGGAACATGCGCCACGTCCCGCATCAGGCGTTCGACGGCGCGGGGAAGTTCCAGCTTACGCCGGCTTGCCCCAACTGTCCCGCAAACTGACAATACGGTTGAAGACGGGCTTGCCCGGCTTCGAATCGACGCGATCCGCGACGAAATAGCCGTGCCGTTCGAACTGGTAACGCTGTTCGGGCATCGCGTCCTGCGCGCCGGGCTCGAGGTACGCGTTGACGACACGCTTCGAATCCGGATTCAGCGCTTCGAGGAAATCGCGGCCACCAGCGTCGGGTTGCGGCTCACGGAACAGGCGGTCGTAAATGCGCACTTCAGCCGGGCACGCGCCCGCCGCGCTCACCCAGTGAATGTTGCCCTTGACCTTGTAGTTGTTCGCGCCTTCGGTGCCCGACCGGCTGTCCGGGAAGTAGTTGCAGTGGACGGCGGTCACGTTGCCGTTCTCGTCCTTGTCCGCGCCCGTGCATTCGATCACGTAGCCATAGCGCAGACGCACCTTGTTGCCCGGGAAGAGGCGGAAATAGCCCTTCGGAGGCGTGTCGGTGAAGTCTTCACGCTCGATCCACAGCTCGCGCGAAATCGGGAATGTGCGCAGGCCGCGCTCCGGATGATGCGGATGGACCGGAGCGGTGCATTCCTCGCTGGTGCCCTCGGGGAAGTTGTCGATGATCAGCTTCAGCGGATCGAGCACGGCGGCGATGCGAGGAGCCTTGTCGTCGAGATCGTCGCGCAGCGCGCCTTCGAACACGCTCATGTCGATCCACGAATCGACCTTGGTCACGCCGATGCGCTCGCACAGCAACTGGATACTCTCCGGCGTGAAGCCGCGACGACGGATTCCGACGATGGTGGGCATGCGCGGGTCGTCCCAGCCCTCGACATGGCCTTCGGTGACCAGTTGCAGCAGCTTGCGCTTGCTGGTGATGGCATACGTCAGGTTCAGGCGCGAAAACTCGATTTGTTGCGGCAGCGGACGCGTAAAGACGCCGGCATGGGCCAGTTCATCGAGGATCCAGTCGTAGAGCGGCCGGTGATCCTCGAATTCGAGCGTGCACAGCGAATGCGTGATGTTTTCGAGCGCGTCTGAAATGCAGTGCGTGTAGTCGTACATCGGATACACGCACCACTTGTCGCCGGTGCGGTAGTGATGCGCAAAGCGGATCCGGTAGATCACCGGGTCGCGCATGTTGAAGTTCGGCGACGCCATGTCGATCTTCGCGCGCAACACGTGCTCGCCTTCCTCGAACTCGCCCGCTTTCATGCGGCGGAACAGGTCGAGGTTTTCCTGCGGCGTGCGCTCACGGAACGGCGACGGCGTACCCGCCTCGGTGGCGGAGCCGCGGGTCGCGCGCATCTGTTCGGCAGACTGGCTGTCCACATACGCCTTGCCGCGCTCGATCAGCAGTTCGGCGAATTCGTAAAGCTTGTCGTAGTAGTCGCTGGCGAAATAGAGGTGTTCGTTGCCGTCTTTCTTCCATTCGAAGCCGAGCCAGCTGACCGCATCGATAATCGAATCGACGTACTCGACGCTTTCCTTTTCCGGGTTCGTATCGTCGAAACGCAGGTGGCACACGCCGCCGTAGCTACGGGCAATACCGAAATTCAGACAGATACTCTTCGCGTGGCCGATGTGCAGATAGCCGTTCGGCTCAGGCGGGAAGCGTGTTTCCACACGCTGGCCCCACTTTCCGGAGCGGTTGTCGTCATCGATGATGTTGCGGATGAAATTGGATGCCGCAGGCGCGTCGTTGCGTTCGGTATTCATGCGTGATGGAGAAAGTCGGTCGGGGACGCGCGATGCGCCCGCTTATCTGACAATTCTACCTGACCGGTCAACGAGCGCCAGGGTTGATGCGGCGGAAGGCCGGAGTGAGGACTTCGGTGCGGCGCTGTTACAACGTGCAACAGGAGGTAAAACGCGTTGTTTGCGGGGATGCCGGGCGTCCAGAATGCCACCGCCGCAGCGCGTGCCGCCATGGTGGGGCAGTATTCCGGGTGATGAGAATAACGAAGGGCGACGCGGATCCACGCTGTCTTTTTGGTGTTTTGCAGCGCCGGGCACTATTGGCCCAGACTTAACCCTTCGCCCTGCCTGCCACCGGTATGCCTGTCAGCGGTCAGGGTGACGGGGCGCAGCCGATCCGGCACCTCGCGTGACGATATGCCGTTCGGCAAGATGGCGCCCTCTAATACGGAGCTTCCAGGATGTCCCAATCGACGCACGATGCGCACCGCGCGCCTTTTGCCAGCCTGACCCATTTCGTCGCGACGGCGACGTTCGTCGGCGCGCTTGCCGGGTGTTTCATGCCGGCCGGACCGGCAGCTGCCCGCACGGCGCCGCCGCCGAAGGCCGTTCTGGACGCGTCGGCGGTTGCCGTTCCCGACCGCTACAGCGCCGACACCGCGCAGCAGATCTTCGCCGAGGGTGGCAATGCCGTCGATGCGGCGGTCGCGATCGCCTTCACGCTCGCCGTCACCTATCCAGACGCGGGAAATATTGGGGGCGGCGGCTTCATGACGCTTTACGTCGATGGCAAGCCGTACTTCCTCGACTATCGCGAACGCGCGCCGCAACGCGCCACGCGCGACATGTATCTCGACGACAAGGGCAACGTGGTGCCCGACATGAGCCTCGTCGGTTACCGTGCGGTGGGCGTGCCGGGCACCGTCGACGGCATGTGGCAGGCGCAGCAGCGCTTTGGCAAGCTGAAGTGGAAACAGGTGCTCGCGCCTGCGATTCACTACGCGACGGACGGTTTCACCGTCGAACCCTGGCTGCAGCAGCGCG
Protein-coding regions in this window:
- a CDS encoding glutamine--tRNA ligase/YqeY domain fusion protein; translation: MNTERNDAPAASNFIRNIIDDDNRSGKWGQRVETRFPPEPNGYLHIGHAKSICLNFGIARSYGGVCHLRFDDTNPEKESVEYVDSIIDAVSWLGFEWKKDGNEHLYFASDYYDKLYEFAELLIERGKAYVDSQSAEQMRATRGSATEAGTPSPFRERTPQENLDLFRRMKAGEFEEGEHVLRAKIDMASPNFNMRDPVIYRIRFAHHYRTGDKWCVYPMYDYTHCISDALENITHSLCTLEFEDHRPLYDWILDELAHAGVFTRPLPQQIEFSRLNLTYAITSKRKLLQLVTEGHVEGWDDPRMPTIVGIRRRGFTPESIQLLCERIGVTKVDSWIDMSVFEGALRDDLDDKAPRIAAVLDPLKLIIDNFPEGTSEECTAPVHPHHPERGLRTFPISRELWIEREDFTDTPPKGYFRLFPGNKVRLRYGYVIECTGADKDENGNVTAVHCNYFPDSRSGTEGANNYKVKGNIHWVSAAGACPAEVRIYDRLFREPQPDAGGRDFLEALNPDSKRVVNAYLEPGAQDAMPEQRYQFERHGYFVADRVDSKPGKPVFNRIVSLRDSWGKPA